The Pantoea eucalypti sequence AGACCTATTTGTGGATCGACACGGTCAATAACCTGATTATGGTGGACTGTGCCAGCGCGAAAAAAGCGGAAGATACCCTGGCGCTGCTGCGCAAAAGCCTGGGTTCACTGCCGGTGGTGCCACTGACGCTGGAAAATCCGATTGAACTGACGCTGACCCAATGGGTGCGTTCAGGCGACCTGCCAGCCGGGTTTGCGCTGATGGATGAAGCGGAGCTGAAAGCCCTGCTGGAAGATGGCGGCGTCATCCGCTGCAAGAAACAGGATTTGGTGTGCGATGAGATCGCCAACCATATCGAAGCCGGCAAGGTCGTGACAAAACTGGCACTCGACTGGCAGGAGCGTATTCAGTTCGTGCTGGCCGATGACGGTTCAGTGAAGCGTCTGAAGTTCAGCGACACATTGCGCGACCAGAACGACGATATCGACCGCGAAGATTTCGCGCAGCGCTTTGATGCCGACTTTATTCTGATGACCAGCGAACTGGCAGCACTGACCAGTAATCTGGTGGAAGCGTTAGGCGGCGAAGCCCAGCGTTAAGCATTATCAGGGCGGCGCCGTTCCGCCCTGAAGTTTTGGCATACTTTGTCGATAACCGGGTCTTTGGCAAAGGAATTCCACTTATGTCCCGCTTATTTCGGCACCTGTTTTTATTTTGCACACTGTCGCTTCTTTCACTCTCTGCACGCAGTCAGCCCGCCTCGGATGATCCGCCCAGCGTCAGCCGTTTCGATGCGGTGCGCATCAACGATCGCCTGAATGTGATGGTGGCTATTCCCGGTAAAAACGGGGGCGCAATGCAGGTCTGGCAGGCTTATGATTGCCAAAAACCTTATGCCGAAGCGCTTTACCGCCACATGGTCGATGCAGAAGGCAGCCCACAAGGCCGGTTTTACGGCAATGAATATGGCCGCTACAGCGCACCTCAGCCTGGCTCAAATCAGGATCCGGCTGTTCTGAAAAAAATCTGCGGATTACCCGAAAGGTCAGTGCTATGGGAAAAAATTGAATCTGCTGATAAGTATGGTGCCACGACACTGATTGACGTTGCCAGCCTGAAGCGTGAGGCAGAGATATTGCGGGTCCGGGTCGGCACTGATTATGCGGCCAGCGATTTCGATCCACCCTATGATGCGCCCTACAGTCTAAAGGTCGAAAATTACCGTTTTAACTGCGAAACCGGTGTCAGTACACCGTTATCCGCATTTGATATTGATGACAACGGTTACGTAACCGATTCACTGGATGGAGGCCAGCTGGCGCGCCGTAAAACCGCTTTTGATCTGACGCCTCTGCTGCAAAAAACTTTTGCCCAGCTCTGTACGCTGCCAGATGTTAAGAGATTTCATGCACTGGGCCACTTCAGACCCGCTTCGCATAAATCGCCCGGTTCGATGGCACAACAGATGCTACCCGACCTGAATGGCAATCCGGCCTCGGTGCTGGCCGCCGTCCCGCTTGCCCCTGCCCTGCAGCAACAACTGAAAACCCTGGTCCATCCCTGGGCCACACCGCGTTTTCAGCAGCTCAGCTGGGTCGAAAATAGTCGGGAAGGTCGCGTCAGCGTGCATATGGTGGCGGATGACGCTGGATTTATTCGCAAGCTGGAGGATTACGGTATCTGGAAAGTGCAGCGTCTGACGATTGCCAATGATATCCAGCTCGCCTATACCATGTCGATTTCCTATTCCCCTTCGCGGTTAAAACAACTTAGTTCGACGCTGCGTTATCCGCTAACCGCCGGACAGCACTATCAGAACGACGCGGTGAGTGAGAGTAGCGTGGGCAAGGATGAGGACAGTCATCAGCGGGAAACCTGTGCCGTCTCCAGCGGTGGCGACGCGCGAGAGATTAACCCGGCATTTAGCGGACGCTATCTGAAGGTAACCTGTACCATTGCGACAGACAAACAGCCTGTCACCGTCATAGAGAGTGCCTGGCTTGAAGACCTGCGGATTTTAGCGCCACTAAGGGCAAAAACAGGTGATAAACCGATGGGCGCTATCACCCTGAGTGATGTGAAGATTATTCGCTAGAAAAAAGGGCCGCTTAGCGGCCCTTTTTTTAATCTTTATCTTTCAGGTAACGGCAGAGATAGGAACTTGGCTCGCCTACCTGCAGATGAAACTCGCTGTGACCCGGCACATTAAACACCGAACCCGCTTCAAACCATTTCCACTCGGTCTCACCTGGCAGCAACACCTTAAGCGAGCCGCTAACGACGGTCATCTCTTCCGGCTGGCCGGTACCAAATGTGTATTCACCTTCAGACATCACGCCGACGCTGGCACGACCGGTGCTCGCACTGTCAAAACCAATAGATTTAACTTTTCCGTCAAAATACTCACTAACGTTGAGCATAATAGTTCTCCAGAGCACATGTTGTGTGTCTGGCAGTGTAGAAGGGAACCCGCTGATCTGTCACGCGAAATGATGGTCGTTTGTGATCTGTTCCGGCGGGAGAGATCAGACGCGCAGAGCGAAAAAGCGTTAAGCCAGTATTCCAGGCAGCTTTGTTGTGCGTCGGCAAGGGGATGTCGGGAATAAAGAGGCGATGGGCATAACTCAGGCAACGTACTGACAAACGGCGAAATGACGCTGAATATCAGGCTGGCCTCCCTGCCAGCCGCAATGCTTTACTCTTTTTCGACGTCTTCGTAGCGCGCTTTAGCATCGTGCGCTTCTTCTTCCGTCTCATGCTCACTGATTAATGAATTCGGTTTGGGATGATCAGCACGCAATTCATAAAAGGTTACCTTATTACCTTCAGGCCCCTTTTCAACAGTCACAATTTTCGCTTCACGCGGGTACGGCGGTCTGGTAGGCATACTGTGTCCCTCTTGTCTGAACAACATTCCACAGGACAGGCTGCTGCCTGTCATAGGATAAGTATAGACAATGCCATCTGAAGCGGGATCAAAGCGGGAAAAATCTGAGGGTTAGCTGGCGCGCGCCAGAGAAAGTGACAGCAGAATCTCTTCCACCACACACTCCGGTGCCTGCATGGCATTCACCTGATGATGGGCCGCCGCCTGGTAAAGGTGCGCGCGTTCACGCAGTACATCACTCATCTCGTCAGCAATCGGACGTCCGGTTAAGGTCGGACGCTGGGCCGCTTCAGGTTCGCTTTCCAGTCGCTCTGCCAGCACTTCGGGGGACGCGCTGAGCCAGATCACCTGCCCCTGCTCCTGCATAAAGCGGCAGTTCTCTTCAGCCAGGATCATGCCACCGCCCGTGGCAATGACCGTCCTGGGGGCCGTGACTGCTTTCAGCGACTCCGTTTCACGGGCGCGGAAACCTTCCCAGCCTTCCGCCTCGACAATCTCCGTCACGCTGCGTTGCGTGCTGAGTTGCAGATGGTGATCGGTATCCGTAAAGGCGTAGCCCAGCGCCTGCGATAACGCCTCGCCGACCGTGGTTTTGCCGCAACCGCGAGCGCCAATCAAAAAGATG is a genomic window containing:
- the rdgC gene encoding recombination-associated protein RdgC codes for the protein MLWFKNMMVYRLNRDIPLSADEMEKQLDAFTFSPCGSQDMSKTGWVSPMGNRSDALTHENKGQIVICARKEEKILPSPVVKQALEAKIDKLESEQSRKLKKTEKDSLKDEVLHSLLPRAFSRFSQTYLWIDTVNNLIMVDCASAKKAEDTLALLRKSLGSLPVVPLTLENPIELTLTQWVRSGDLPAGFALMDEAELKALLEDGGVIRCKKQDLVCDEIANHIEAGKVVTKLALDWQERIQFVLADDGSVKRLKFSDTLRDQNDDIDREDFAQRFDADFILMTSELAALTSNLVEALGGEAQR
- a CDS encoding YaiA family protein encodes the protein MPTRPPYPREAKIVTVEKGPEGNKVTFYELRADHPKPNSLISEHETEEEAHDAKARYEDVEKE
- the aroL gene encoding shikimate kinase AroL; the encoded protein is MSLPIFLIGARGCGKTTVGEALSQALGYAFTDTDHHLQLSTQRSVTEIVEAEGWEGFRARETESLKAVTAPRTVIATGGGMILAEENCRFMQEQGQVIWLSASPEVLAERLESEPEAAQRPTLTGRPIADEMSDVLRERAHLYQAAAHHQVNAMQAPECVVEEILLSLSLARAS
- the ppnP gene encoding pyrimidine/purine nucleoside phosphorylase codes for the protein MLNVSEYFDGKVKSIGFDSASTGRASVGVMSEGEYTFGTGQPEEMTVVSGSLKVLLPGETEWKWFEAGSVFNVPGHSEFHLQVGEPSSYLCRYLKDKD